From the Marinitoga litoralis genome, the window CTTTTACCTTTCCAAAAACAATAACACTGCCTCCTGCTCTTATTTCAGCACCTTGATTTACATTACCAAAAATAATTATATCACCTGGATTATCTAAAATTTGTCCAGATCTCACATGTTTCCTATATATATTTGTACCACTTATTCTAAATTCTCTTTTTTTCTTTTTTATTTCTGGCAAATCTTCGAAATATGCTCCAGATAATAATAATTTTTTTTCTTTTGCCAATTTACCAATTTTTGGCACAATAGAATACATTTCTGGATTTTTTATCAAAACATAAAAACCGTCTCCATCTTCAAAAAAGTTATTTAATTTGTCAAGATTTTCAGATAGTTCTTCTAATAACTGTTTTTGTGTAGTGTTATTTTCCAGGAAAAAAATAATATCACCATCAATAAATTTTGGATATACAGATTCCGAAGCCATACAACAACCTCCCGTAATTTTCAATTAATATCTATATAATATAATATCATATATTTAAAATTAATACCAATTTATTATTCTTATCATATTAGAGATAATCCTTAATTATTAAATGAAATTAGCTTATATGAGGTTTTTTTTAATTAGCATATTTTAAAAAAATATTGTAAAATATACTATGAAAAAATATTCATATAATGGAGGTGCATTATGTATAACAAAGATAAAATAAATGAAATATCTGAAAAGAAAAAACAATGGGAAGAAACTACCTTAAAAAAAACATTAGAAAAATTCCCTGAAAGAAAAGAAACATTTAAAACTACATATAATGAAGAGTTGAAAAGGGTTTATACTCCTGAAGATATTCAAGATATAGATTATTTAGAAGATATTGGATTCCCTGGGGAATATCCTTTTACCAGAGGAGTTCAACCAACAATGTACAGAGGTAGATTTTGGACAATGAGACAATATGCTGGTTTTGCAACAGCTGAAGAATCGAATAAAAGATATAAATATCTTTTAGAACAAGGTCAAACTGGTTTATCTGTTGCATTTGATTTACCTACTCAAATAGGATATGATTCAGATCATTCAATGTCTGAAGGCGAAGTAGGTAAAGTTGGTGTTGCTATAGATTCTTTAAAAGATATGGAAATATTATTTGATGGTATACCTTTAGATAAAGTAAGTGTTTCTATGACTATAAACTCTACAGCATCAATATTATTATCAATGTTAATCGCTGTAGCAGAAAAACAAGGAGTTTCACAAGATAAATTAAGAGGTACAATTCAAAATGATATTTTAAAAGAATATATTGCAAGAGGTACATATGTTTTACCTCCAGAACCTTCTATGAAAATTATAGTTGATATTTTTGAGTATGGTTCAAAATACTTACCTAAATTTAATTTAATAAGTATAAGTGGATACCATATTAGAGAAGCTGGAGCAAATGCTGTTCAAGAAGTAGCTTTCACATTAGCTGATGGTATCGCTTATGTTGAGGCTGCTATAAAAGCTGGATTAGATCCTAATGTATTTGGTAAAAACTTATCTTTCTTCTTTAATGCTCATAATAATTTCATAGAAGAAATTGCTAAATTTAGAGCTGCAAGAAAATTGTGGGCTAAATTGATGAAAAATAAATTTAATGTTACTAACCCAGC encodes:
- a CDS encoding acyl-CoA mutase large subunit family protein gives rise to the protein MYNKDKINEISEKKKQWEETTLKKTLEKFPERKETFKTTYNEELKRVYTPEDIQDIDYLEDIGFPGEYPFTRGVQPTMYRGRFWTMRQYAGFATAEESNKRYKYLLEQGQTGLSVAFDLPTQIGYDSDHSMSEGEVGKVGVAIDSLKDMEILFDGIPLDKVSVSMTINSTASILLSMLIAVAEKQGVSQDKLRGTIQNDILKEYIARGTYVLPPEPSMKIIVDIFEYGSKYLPKFNLISISGYHIREAGANAVQEVAFTLADGIAYVEAAIKAGLDPNVFGKNLSFFFNAHNNFIEEIAKFRAARKLWAKLMKNKFNVTNPAALRLKFHTQTAGSTLTAQQPLNNIIRVTMQALSAVLGGTQSLHTNSYDEALGLPTELSATIALRTQQIIAYESGVTDTIDPFAGSYVIEALTKDIEEKAMNYIDKIEKMGGMVKAIEDGYVQKEILNSAYESQLAVENNEQIIVGLNKFTVEEEQKSGSILKVDPEVEERQKEKLKQLRKERDNELVKKNLLKLRNAAENNENLMPFILDAVKSYATLGEITDVLRDVYGEYHEAVIL
- a CDS encoding septum site-determining protein MinC gives rise to the protein MASESVYPKFIDGDIIFFLENNTTQKQLLEELSENLDKLNNFFEDGDGFYVLIKNPEMYSIVPKIGKLAKEKKLLLSGAYFEDLPEIKKKKREFRISGTNIYRKHVRSGQILDNPGDIIIFGNVNQGAEIRAGGSVIVFGKVKGTLRVGMTQNKNTFIVAAEMDSPLVEICGIVLNNYAWPQGPVSIHYDNDQINVEPIEL